ACAGTACCAGATAAAAAATAAGCATACCCAAGATATTCATTGGCCAATGTCATATTTCCTTCGGTAAGTGCTTTTCTGATTTTGGTAGAGCTTACAGAAACGTCCTGAATTTCTTGTGCAGAAATTTGTTCAACTTCAAAACCATATTCTATTCCAAAAGCGATTAAATCATCAATATTTGCAGTTCTGTTTCTGCCAAAACGATGATCATGCCCAATAATTATTTTCTGAATATGAAACTGGTCCACTAAAATCGAATGCACAAATTCTTCGGCAGTAAGTCTTGAGAAGCTTTCGTTAAAAGGATGAATAATAAGATTTTCTATTCCTGTTTCTTCCAGAAGCTTTGTTTTTTCACCAATAGTGTTTAAAAGTTTTATTTCTGATTTTTCCTGCAATACCATTCTGGGATGCGGAAAAAAAGTAAGTACCAAACTTTCGTATTTGCCGTTTTCGGTGTTCTGAGTAATTCGTTCAAGAATTTTTTTATGACCAATATGCACGCCATCAAAGGTTCCAAGAGTTAAAATTGTTTTCTTGGTTGAACGGAAATCGTTTATAGAATGAAAGAGCTTCAAAACAAATAATTTAAGATGGTGCAAATTTATACTATCTATTTTAAATTTGATACCAAGCTTAATTGATTTTTACTGAGAATATCTTACTTTTTGTGAAAATAAACCAACTCATCGATTAAAAAGTATTAAATGTCGTTTATATGTAAGAATTTGATTTAATTCTTTTAATTTTGATCTTTCTAAGTGACTCTGAATATGAAAAAACAATTACTTTTTATATTATTTATTTTTGCCTTTGCCAATATTCATGCTCAAAGCGATGATTTATGGCAAAAAACCAATCCGAATACTTTTTTAAGTAAAAAGACAAATGAGGCGGATTCTGAAAAATTATATTATAAATTAAGCTCAGATCACCTACGGACGAAGCTTTCTTCAATAACTAATACTACGTCAAAAAAAACTAAGACTGAAATTACAATTCCAAACCTTAATGGTGTTCTGGAAAAGTTTTCGGTTTGGGAATCTTCAAATTTTGAACCGGAATTACAGGCAAAATATCCTGAGATCAGAGCTTACGAGGGATCTGGTTTAGATGATAAAACAGCAAAAATTCATTTCAGCGTTTCACCATTTGGAATACAAACTATGGTATTTCGTGCTGATAAATCGACTGAGTTTATTGAAGAAAATCCGGATGACAAGTCGCAGTATGTTTTATTTGCCAAAAGTGATAAGGCTTCAAAAGGACTGATATGTCAAACAGAAGACAAAAAAAGTGATTTAATTACTTCGGCAAAAACAGGGAAAACGACATCAAATGCAAAAGTTTTTAAAACATTGCGTCTGGCATTATCCTGTACAGGCGAGTATACTAAGTTTTTTGGTGGTACAAAGGCTCAGGCTACTAGTGCAATGAACGCAACACTAACAAGAGTTAATGGTGTCTTTAATAAAGATTTGGCTGTAAGACTGATATTGATTTCAAATAATGACGCTATAATTTATACCGATCCAACAACAGATCCTTACTCTGATGCAAAAACAGGAGTAAAAGGATCCTGGAATACAGAAGTGCAAAATAATCTGACTTCGGTAATAGGAAATAGCGGTTATGATATCGGACATTTATTTGGTGCTACGGGTGGAGGCGGAAATGCCGGATGTATTGGGTGTGTTTGTGATAATCCAACCTCTGATGAGCCTTTAGGAAAAGGAAGTGCTTTTACTTCTCCATCTGACGGAAAACCTCAGGGAGATACATTCGATATTGATTTTGTAGCACATGAACTTGGACATCAGTTAGGGGCAATGCATACTTTTTCTTTTGATTCTGGAGAGAGAACAAGTGTAAATGTCGAGCCGGGAAGTGGTTCTACCATTATGGGTTATGCTGGTATTTCTGATGGGTATGATGTTCAGATGCATTCAGACGATTATTTTGCTTATGCCAGTATTTTACAGATTCAGGATAATCTGGCTACAAAAAGTTGCCCGGTAAGTACAGCAATAACCAATAACCCACCTGTAATCAATGCCGGTGCTAATTATACAATTCCCATTTCTACAGCATTTATTTTGACAGGAACAGGATCTGATCCGGAAGGAGATTCAGTAACTTACAATTGGGAAGAATATGATAATGCAACAACGACATCTGAAGAAAATAGCAAGGCTTATCCAACAAAACCAGACGGGCCTTTGTTTAGATCCGTTATTCCAAGTAGTAGTCCAGTTCGTTACATGCCTGGTTTTAACTCAGTTCTTCAAAATAGATTAACCACTACCTGGGAGTCTGTGACGTCTATTGCAAGAACGTTGCATTTTACTTTAACTGGTAGAGATAATGCCGCTTCAGGGGCAGCTCAGACCAATACAGCTCAAATGATTGTAAACGTTTCTTCTTCAGCCGGACCGTTTGAAATTACATCGCATGTTAACGATGATGTAAGTTGGTGGCAGGGATTGAGTGAAACGGTTACTTGGAATGTAAATAATACCAATACATTGCAAGGTTCGTCTACTGTTGATATTAAATTGTCTACAGACGGAGGAGCAACTTTTCCGATAACTTTAGCTGCAAATACACCAAATGATGGTTCCGAAGTTATTGTTCTTCCAGCCAGTGTACCCTCTTCAAAAAATTGCAGAATTTTGATTCAGCCAACAGGCAATATCTATTATGCTATAAACAAAAAGCCTTTTGCAGTAGGATATACATCAACTACAACTTGTAATTCATATAGCTTCGGGAGTTCATTTTCGATCCCTAATACAACTACCTTTGTTACAAAAACAGTAACAGTTCCGGCAACTGATGCTGTAATTTCAGATGTAAATGTCTTGATTAATGTAACGCATGAGAATCTTTCGGATCTGGAAATTCAAATTGTAAATCCTCAGGGAACCATTGTACAGTTGTTTAATAAAAGCTGCACTGCAACAAACTCAACTTTAGCCCTTCAGTTTGATGATTCGGGAGCCACTTTAGATTGTGGTAAAACAACACAACAAATTGTTGTTCCGGTAGATTTTTTAAGTGTCTTTAATGGTCAAAGCCCTGCTGGAACCTGGACTTTTCGAGTAAGAGATGCGGTTGTTGGAAGCTTTGGAACTATAAATTCGGCTTCAGTAAACATTTGTGGTCAGACATTTACACTAGATGCAGTTGATTTTGATAAAATAGATTTTAATCTTTACCCAAATCCAAACAAAGGAAATTTCAATATTCAGTTTAAAAGCGATTCATTATCCGAAATAAAGATTTTTGTACATGATATTTTAGGTAAGATAGTATATTCAAATACATATGGAGCAACGAAACAATTTAGTCAAAATATTCAGTTGCCAAATGTTTCTTCCGGAATGTACCTTATTACCGTAATTGACGGAGATAAAAGAACGGTAAAGAAAATTGTGGTGAACTAAAAGGTTCTCAAATTCCAAAATCTCAAATTCCAAATTCCGATCAAATTACTGTTTGATTGGAATTTGGAATTTTGGTTTAAAATGTATTTCCGGCTAGTGTGCTACTGCCATACATACAATACTGATTTTTGCACCGGGTATTTTTAGTAATGCACGCGCACATGCCTCAAGTGTGGCTCCGGTTGTTAATACGTCGTCAACAATTAAAAAGTGTTTGTGGTGATTTGTTTCTGAAAAATGGACATCAAAGATAGAATCAATATTTTCAGATCTGCCTAACAGATTTTTCTTTGATTGTGTTTTTGAATAACGCTTTCGATATAAAACAGTGTCATCAAAAATAAGATTTAAAGAAGCTGCCAAAGTTTTTCCAAAAGTTGTAACCTGATTATAGCCTCTCTCTTTAAGTTTTTTAGAATGCAGCGGTACTGGAATTATAATATCAAAAGGTTTGTTCAGTTTCAGATCTTTTAAATCTTCAGCATACCAACTGCCTAAAACAGTGCCTATTTCTTCATGACCTTTGTATTTTAAATTATGAATAAGTTCCTGAACAATACCTTTTTTATTAAAATACAGAAGAGCCGATGCGTGTTCAATCTCGATTTTTCCATAAAATTTCTTAACAGCTTCGTTATTAGAATCTAAATGATATTGCGTAAGCGGTAATTCATGACGACAAATGGTACACAAAACAGTTTCATTTGTCATCAAAACCGATCGGCATCCGGAGCAAACTTTTGGAAAAAACAGATTTATGATATAATTAAACACAAATAGAAAGAATTTAGTTACAAAAATAACGAAATTGATGTTTCAATCTTTGTAATTTTTCTTTTTTTTAAACGTACTTTTTATATTTTTGCATCACTATGGCAAAACAAGACGATTTATTTAAGAATGTGGTTTCGCACGCAAAAGAGTACGGATTTATTTTTCCGTCAAGCGAAGTATACGATGGATTGAGTGCAGTGTATGATTATGCACAAAATGGTGTCGAGTTAAAAAAGAATATTCGTGAATATTGGTGGAAATCAATGGTTCAGATGAATGAAAATATTGTAGGACTAGATGCTGCAATATTAATGCACCCAACTACCTGGAAAGCTTCGGGCCACGTTGATGCATTCAATGATCCATTAATTGACAATAAAGATTCTAAGAAAAGATATAGAGCAGACGTTTTAGTTGAAGATTATGCTGAAAAGATTAATCTGAAAGCTAAAAAAGAAATCGAAAAAGCAAAAGCTCGTTTTGGCGATGCATTCAACGAAGAGGAATTTGTAACTACAAATGCGCGAGTAATTGAATATTTGGCTAAAGAAAGAGAAATCAGAGAGCGTTTAGGACGTTCTTTAGGTAATGGAGATCTGGAAGATGTAAAAGCTTTGATCGATGAGCTTGAAATTGCTGATCCTGAAACCGGTTCAAGAAACTGGACAGAGGTTAAGCAATTTAACTTAATGTTCGGAACTAAATTGGGAGCTTCTGCAGAATCTGCAATGGATCTTTATTTACGTCCGGAAACAGCTCAGGGTATTTTTGTGAACTTCCTGAATGTTCAGAAATCTGGTCGTATGAAAGTTCCTTTTGGAATTGCTCAAACAGGTAAAGCATTTAGAAACGAAATTGTTGCAAGACAATTTATTTTCCGTATGCGTGAATTCGAACAAATGGAAATGCAGTTTTTCGTGCGTCCGGGAGATGAGATGAGATGGTACGAACACTGGAAAACTACACGTTTAAACTGGCACTTATCTTTAGGATTAGGAAAAGATAATTACCGTTTTCACGATCACGAAAAATTAGCACATTATGCCAATGCAGCTGCCGATATTGAATTTAATTTCCCTTTTGGTTTCAAAGAATTAGAAGGTATTCACTCTCGTACTGATTTTGACTTAAAAGCACACGAAGAATACTCAGGTAGAAAATTACAATATTTTGATCCTGAATTAAATGAAAACTATGTACCATACGTTGTAGAAACCTCTGTAGGTCTGGATCGTATGTTTTTAGCAGTTTTTGCAACATCGTTGCAAGAAGAAACTTTAGAGGATGGTTCGTCAAGAACAGTGCTTAAATTACCAGCGGTATTAGCACCAACAAAAGCAGCGGTTTTACCATTAGTTAAAAAAGATGGGTTGCCTGAAATTTCAAGAAAAATCATCGAAGATTTAAAATGGGATTTCAATGTTGCTTATGATGAAAAAGATGCTGTAGGTCGTCGTTACAGAAGACAAGATGCATTGGGAACACCATTTTGCATTACTGTAGATCACCAGACTCTAGAAGACGAAACAGTAACAATTCGTCATAGAGATACAATGAAACAGGATCGTGTTAAGATTAGCGAATTAAGAGCTATTATTGAAAACGAAGTTTCGATGAAAAACTGGTTAATGAAAATGTAATTTTCTTAATTAATATGATAAAAATCCCAAATTCCTGTGAGGAGTTTGGGATTTTTTTAATTTTAAAAAGTGTATTTTGTCGAACATTTTTGCATTTCATCTTTATGTATTAACATTTCCGGTTAATATGTTAACAATGAATCATTTGTAAAAGTGATATGTGTAAATTTATTTGCCCCTTTGTATGCTAAAGTTAAAAGATGGAGATAGAGATGCCGATTGTTACTTATTAAAAAATCATTAAAATAAAAATTGAAAAAGTATTCGTACATCATTATTGACAATGACGCTGAAAGTATTTTGAAGACCAGAATTGTTGCAGAAGGGTTTTCGGAGTTAACTTTTATAGCCTCGGCTACGAATTACCATCAAGGTTTAAATTTGGTTTTAGAATATCGTCCTTCTTTTATTTTTTTAGAAATTGATCCCGAAAATTCGCTAAGTAATTTATCACTTGCATTTATTGGCGAATTGTATCGGTATTTGTCTGTTATCCCCAAAGTTATTATCACTACAACTAAAAAGGATCTGGCGTTTGATGCCATTCAGTATAACGTTTTTGATTATATTCTGAAACCTTTAACACATGTAGATTTGTTAAAGACCCTTTTAAAACTGCAAAAGACCCTTTCGGAATCTAAAGACACACGTTTTGAAGAGAATGTTGTTAATGTACCTGATTTAGAGCGAGTTAGTTTGTTTGAAGAAAATTCTGATTTAAAGGAAGAAATTCAGCCTGTAGTAGTAGAAGATCATAAAATAACTTTTGAAGCCGAAAAACCACTTATAATCTGCGTTAAATCATATGGAGATTATCGGTACATGAATGCTTCTGATATTTGTTATTTTCAGGCAGATAATAATTCTACCGATATATTCCTCGCTTCGGGCGAAATGGTCACCGCTTTTAAGACTTTAAAGCATTTTGAAAGTGTTTTATTACATCCGTTTGTCCGAATTCATAATAGTTATATAATCAATCAAAACTATATTGCCAGAATTCATAACGGAAACTCAGTTTGTTACATCAAAAATTCCTCAAAAAAGATTCCTTTTTCCAAGACTTACAAAGCAAACGTTGATTCAATTATCGCAGATATCGCCGACGGTAATTATTTAGAGATCTAAATATTAAGTGTTTACATGTATTTGACGCTCAGTGACTATCATTTGGGCATGATCTACCATAAACACTGGTTTTAATGTAAATTTTTTCTGTTTCCGGGTATAATTTTACACCACTGATTTGCACAATGCAATCATCTCCAAAAACAAAAAAAAAGACAAAACATTAAAACCTCAAATCATGAAAAAAACAGCTTTAATATTCGGATTATTTTCTTTAGTAGTAGTAGCAACTTCATTCGTAACTCCAGAAAAAATAAATACATCAGTTGCAGAAGGTATTGACATTATGATTGGTACCGATGGAGGACAAGGAAGAGTAGGTAAAAAATCAGATTTTGCATATGATAACTCAAATCATAAAAATTCAGCAAATAAATTAAATAGTTTTAATCTTGATAGTCAATTTACCACATCAAAAGTAAAAGTAGACTAAGAGAAACATAAATATATTAATAATAAGGTTGTCCAGTTTTGGGCAACCTTTTTTTTATGTCTATAGTTTTAGTATTTTTGATAAAAATCATAGACATCCCTTGAAAAAACATTCTCAGATATTATTGTTTTTAATTCTTGTCCTGTTTGGTTGTACCAATAATACTAAGAAAGATGAAAATGTAAAATCTTCAATAGATAGTCTGCCTATTTATTTCTCGTTGGCAAATGATATTAATTTGCCTTTTAACTATAAACAAAAGTATAATCAAAAAGCATTTGATGTTGTTATTGTTCAGGAGAATGATTCTATGAATAGAGTTAATCTATTTAAAATTGCTAATCGCTATTACAATATGAGCGATTGGAAATCCTATAAAAAAATATCTAAATTGGTTTTGGAAAGAGCAATAAGTAGTAAAGATTCATCCAGTATTGGTAAAGCTTATACTTATTTGGGAGATTATTATCAATCTCAAATGGTTTCGGATAGTGCCTTTTTGAATTATTTCAGAGCAGAGAAAATATATTTAAGAAACAATGATGATATTAATCTGGTAAAAACTCTTATAGCCAAAGGAGATTTGCAGTTGAGTGAAGGGGATTTTTTTGAAAGTGAAATTAGTATTTTTAAAGCACTTAAGATTTTAAAGACGAAAAAAGACGTAAATAAAGATCTTTATGACTGTTATAATTTACTTGGAATTATATACAATGAGCGCGAAGAGTATGATAAAGCACTTGAATATCATAATAAAGCATTGTCTATGCTTGAAGATAAAACAATTTTATCACAATTCCAACAAAGAGCGATTTCACTAAATAACATCGGATATGTTTATTTAAAGATGCATAATTTTAATCAAGCCAAAAAATATTTTAAAAGAGGATTGGAGCAAAAAGATTTATTTAATGGGAATACAACTATCTACGCAATGCTTTTAGATAATTTTGCTTATTCTAAGTTTAAATCGAAGGAATTTACAGAACTGCCTTCACAATTTTACCAAGCTTTAAAAATTAGGGACAGTCTGAAACTTGAATCTGGAATTATATTAAATAAAAACCATCTGTCTGAATATTATGCCTTTAAGAAAGATACCTTCAGAGCAATTCAGTATGCGAGGCAAGCTTTAATTTTATCCAAAAAATCAAATACAATAAGAAATATATTGGAATCACTTAAGCAAATTGCTATTGTTGATCCCCAAAAAGCATCTGTTTATTCTAAGGAATACATTCATCTTAATGAGAAATTGCTGAAAGCAGAACGAAAAATGGGAGAAAAATTCTCCCGTATCGAATATGAAACCAACGAGATAAAAGATCAAAACTCAAATTTACAAGAGAAGAATAAAACATTAATCTATGTTTTTAGTATTTGTACTCTGGTGGGTTTGTTTTTTTATGTTTACAAAACACAACAAGCTAGAAACAGAGAGTTACTTTTTAAGCAGCAACAGCAAATTGCAAATGAAGACATTTATAATTTAATGATTTCACAGCAGAACGAGATCGAACAAACCCGAATCAAAGAAAAGAAAAAAGTTGCACAGGAACTGCATGACGGTGTTTTGGGCAGAATGTTTGGCGTAAGAATTAGTTTAGACAGCTTAGATAAAATTGATGAAGCTCAGGCGGCCGCAAAGAGAAAAAAGTACCTGACAGAGCTAAAAAATATAGAGGAAGATATTCGTGAAATTTCGCATGATTTAAATAGAGAAAAATCAGAATTAATTAATAATTTTGTTGCGATTTTAAAGAAACTGTTTGAAAATCAGCGAAACACGCATTATTCTAAATTAATTACAAAATTTGACCCTCATATAAAATGGGAACTGGTCGATAATATTGTCAAGATTAATTTGTACAGAATTGTCCAGGAGGCACTTCAGAATTGTAATAAATATGCCAAAGCTGATGTCATTATAGTGGAGTTTAAAAGCGAAATCGATTATTTGATTTTATCTATTTTAGATGACGGAATTGGCTTTAATACTAAAAGAACAAAGAACGGAATAGGATTGCATAATATTCAGTACAGAGCAACTGAATGTAAGGGTACAGTTACAGTAAAATCTGCCAAAGGAGAAGGAACAATTCTCACCGTTAAAGTCCCAATCGATCAAAAAATTAACCTACATAATAATGACATTTGACCCAACTCCATTTTCGCCGGTACTTAAGCGAAATATTTTAATTGTAGACGACCATCCTTTTATTATTGAAGGATATAAAAATGCAATTACCCGGTATAATCCAAAAGAGTATGATTTTGTTATTGCTCAGGCTTTTGATTGCAGATCTGCTTATGATTTGCTGGAAGATAAAGATACTCTGGATTTTGATATCGCTTTTTTAGACATCAGTATGCCGGCCTATGAAGATAAAGAGCTTTTTTCTGGTGAAGATCTGGCCAAATTGATCATGAAAAAAATGCCGCATTGTAAAATTATCCTTCTTACAATGTATACAGAGTTGCTAAAAATTAAAACGATCATTAGAACAATTAATCCCAATGGGCTAGTGATAAAAAATGATTTAACTTTTGACGAGCTTCTTTTTGCTTTTGATAAAGTAATGAAAAATGAAAAGTACTACAGTCAATCGGTAGTAAAAATGCTGAATCAATCTGTACATAATTCGATAGAGATCGATCAATTCGACAAACAGATTTTGTTTCATTTGTCAAAAGGAACACAAATAGAAGAAATGTCGCATTATATTCCGATTTCTTTAAGAGCCATAGAAAAAAGAAAAGTAAACTTAAAAGACTTATTGAAGATACGAACTGGTTCTGATGAAGAATTGGTTAAAGAAGCAAAAAGTAAAGGGCTCTTTTAAAAAGTTAAATCCAAAAAAAATAAATTCCAAATTCCAATGCTGATGATCATATTGGAATTTGGAATTTTTTATTTGGAGTTTCTAAGCGATTATTCGCTCAAGGCGTCCCATCCACGTGCTTTTAAGGCAATTTTTGTATTTGCACGTGTTACAAGATGTATTCCTTCACTTTCGTCTGCCATGTGGCCAATAATAGAGAAGTTCGGGTTTCCTTTTATTTTGTCAAAATCATTAATATCGATTGTAAACAATAATTCATAATCTTCACCTCCGTTTATGGCAACAGTGGTGCTGTCTATATTAAATTCTTCACAAGTAGAAATAAACTGTGGATCCAAAGGCAGTTTGTCTTCATATAAATTACAACCCACTTTTGATTGTTTACATAAATGAATAATTTCAGAAGATAATCCGTCTGAAATATCAATCATCGAAGTTGGTTTTATTTCAAGAGCATGCAATAAAGTTCGAACATCTTTACGTGCCTCAGGTTTTAACTGTCTTTCAACCAAATAAGTATAAGGATCAAGATCTGGCTGACTATTTGGATTCACCTGGAATACCTGCTTTTCACGCTCTAAAACCTGTAATCCCATATATGCTGCACCAATATCTCCGGTTACAACAAGCAAATCAGTTTGTTTTGCACCGTTTCGATAAACGATTTCATCTTCATTTGCTTCGCCAATTGCTGTTATGCTTATAATTAATCCTTTTTGAGATGAGGTAGTATCACCACCAATAACATCAACTTTATATTCTTTTGCTGCATGTGTGATTCCTTCAAATAATTCTTCTAAGGCTTCAAGCGGAAAGCGATTAGAAACTGCAACAGAAACTGTTATTTGAGTTGCTTTTGCATTCATGGCACAAATATCAGAGATATTTACCACAACCGCTTTGTATCCTAAATGTTTCAATGGCATGTAAGCCAGATCAAAATGTACGCCTTCAATCAATAAATCTGTAGAAACAACTACTTTTTTATCCTTAAAATCCAGAACTGCTGCATCATCGCCAATACTTTTTAAAGTAGATTCCTGCGTAACATCAAAATTTTTGGTTAAATGTTCAATTAAACCAAATTCTCCCAATTGAGCTATACTGGTACGCTGCGGATTTTTATCTTCAATCATTTTTTCTAAAGTTCCAAAGTTATTTAGGCGCAAAGGTACAAAGGTTTTTATTTATAAAGGTACAAAGTTTTTGAGGCACAAAGTGACAAAGGTTTTGTCTCTAGAAACGCACTGCAGTAGGGTTCTAAAGATCGATAATTAAAAAAAACAAAATTTATTTTTTCCTGCTGACAAACTGTTGTCACCTGACCATTTTACTTTTGAAGTATTAAAAATTTAAAACTTTAAAATCATGAAAACATTAGAAGCACAAGTTATTACTTCAGAAGATTTATTGAAACACTGGCAAGGTCATAGAGCTTTAACGCGTCGTTTAATTGAAATTTTCCCGGAAAAGGATTTCTTCGAATTTTCAATTGGAGGCATGAGACCTTTCGCAAAATTAGTAGACGAGCTTTTGGCTATTGCGGTTCCGGGTTTAAAAGGAATCGTAACAAAAGAAACTGCACCATTTTCAGAAGGAACTGAAAAACTAATTTTCAAAGCACAATATCTTGAAAAATGGGATGAGGCTACACAAGAAATTAATAAATATTGGGAACAATTATCGGTTGAGGATTTTAGTGAAACCTTTAATCTTTTTGGTCAGTATGAATTCCCAATTATTCAGAATATCTTATATTTTATTGATAACGAAGTTCATCACAGAGGTCAGGCTTATGTATATTTAAGAGCATTAAATATCGAACCGCCATTTTTCTGGGAGAGATAATTAAAAAGTAATTAACTTTAAAAGCCAAAAAAACTTCATTCAATAAAAAATTAAATTTAAAGATTATGAGTTTAAAAAGTATGATGTCCAATTACGCTAACTACAATTTATGGGTAAATCAGCAATTTGTAAATTGGCTTTCGCCGAAATCTGACGAATTGCTTTATGCAGAAGTTTCTTCGAGTTTTTCAAATATCATGAAGACATTG
The sequence above is drawn from the Flavobacterium sp. N2038 genome and encodes:
- a CDS encoding bifunctional riboflavin kinase/FAD synthetase; amino-acid sequence: MKLFHSINDFRSTKKTILTLGTFDGVHIGHKKILERITQNTENGKYESLVLTFFPHPRMVLQEKSEIKLLNTIGEKTKLLEETGIENLIIHPFNESFSRLTAEEFVHSILVDQFHIQKIIIGHDHRFGRNRTANIDDLIAFGIEYGFEVEQISAQEIQDVSVSSTKIRKALTEGNMTLANEYLGYAYFLSGTVVKGKQLGRTIGFPTANIEIEEDYKLIPKNGVYAVKAIVDTKEIFGMMNIGFNPTVNGQKQTIEVHLFDFDADIYGAKIEVSLLHYLREEQKFGSVELLKAQLNQDKIDALKFIEQL
- a CDS encoding reprolysin-like metallopeptidase, yielding MKKQLLFILFIFAFANIHAQSDDLWQKTNPNTFLSKKTNEADSEKLYYKLSSDHLRTKLSSITNTTSKKTKTEITIPNLNGVLEKFSVWESSNFEPELQAKYPEIRAYEGSGLDDKTAKIHFSVSPFGIQTMVFRADKSTEFIEENPDDKSQYVLFAKSDKASKGLICQTEDKKSDLITSAKTGKTTSNAKVFKTLRLALSCTGEYTKFFGGTKAQATSAMNATLTRVNGVFNKDLAVRLILISNNDAIIYTDPTTDPYSDAKTGVKGSWNTEVQNNLTSVIGNSGYDIGHLFGATGGGGNAGCIGCVCDNPTSDEPLGKGSAFTSPSDGKPQGDTFDIDFVAHELGHQLGAMHTFSFDSGERTSVNVEPGSGSTIMGYAGISDGYDVQMHSDDYFAYASILQIQDNLATKSCPVSTAITNNPPVINAGANYTIPISTAFILTGTGSDPEGDSVTYNWEEYDNATTTSEENSKAYPTKPDGPLFRSVIPSSSPVRYMPGFNSVLQNRLTTTWESVTSIARTLHFTLTGRDNAASGAAQTNTAQMIVNVSSSAGPFEITSHVNDDVSWWQGLSETVTWNVNNTNTLQGSSTVDIKLSTDGGATFPITLAANTPNDGSEVIVLPASVPSSKNCRILIQPTGNIYYAINKKPFAVGYTSTTTCNSYSFGSSFSIPNTTTFVTKTVTVPATDAVISDVNVLINVTHENLSDLEIQIVNPQGTIVQLFNKSCTATNSTLALQFDDSGATLDCGKTTQQIVVPVDFLSVFNGQSPAGTWTFRVRDAVVGSFGTINSASVNICGQTFTLDAVDFDKIDFNLYPNPNKGNFNIQFKSDSLSEIKIFVHDILGKIVYSNTYGATKQFSQNIQLPNVSSGMYLITVIDGDKRTVKKIVVN
- a CDS encoding ComF family protein, with the translated sequence MFNYIINLFFPKVCSGCRSVLMTNETVLCTICRHELPLTQYHLDSNNEAVKKFYGKIEIEHASALLYFNKKGIVQELIHNLKYKGHEEIGTVLGSWYAEDLKDLKLNKPFDIIIPVPLHSKKLKERGYNQVTTFGKTLAASLNLIFDDTVLYRKRYSKTQSKKNLLGRSENIDSIFDVHFSETNHHKHFLIVDDVLTTGATLEACARALLKIPGAKISIVCMAVAH
- a CDS encoding glycine--tRNA ligase, with product MAKQDDLFKNVVSHAKEYGFIFPSSEVYDGLSAVYDYAQNGVELKKNIREYWWKSMVQMNENIVGLDAAILMHPTTWKASGHVDAFNDPLIDNKDSKKRYRADVLVEDYAEKINLKAKKEIEKAKARFGDAFNEEEFVTTNARVIEYLAKEREIRERLGRSLGNGDLEDVKALIDELEIADPETGSRNWTEVKQFNLMFGTKLGASAESAMDLYLRPETAQGIFVNFLNVQKSGRMKVPFGIAQTGKAFRNEIVARQFIFRMREFEQMEMQFFVRPGDEMRWYEHWKTTRLNWHLSLGLGKDNYRFHDHEKLAHYANAAADIEFNFPFGFKELEGIHSRTDFDLKAHEEYSGRKLQYFDPELNENYVPYVVETSVGLDRMFLAVFATSLQEETLEDGSSRTVLKLPAVLAPTKAAVLPLVKKDGLPEISRKIIEDLKWDFNVAYDEKDAVGRRYRRQDALGTPFCITVDHQTLEDETVTIRHRDTMKQDRVKISELRAIIENEVSMKNWLMKM
- a CDS encoding LytR/AlgR family response regulator transcription factor; amino-acid sequence: MKKYSYIIIDNDAESILKTRIVAEGFSELTFIASATNYHQGLNLVLEYRPSFIFLEIDPENSLSNLSLAFIGELYRYLSVIPKVIITTTKKDLAFDAIQYNVFDYILKPLTHVDLLKTLLKLQKTLSESKDTRFEENVVNVPDLERVSLFEENSDLKEEIQPVVVEDHKITFEAEKPLIICVKSYGDYRYMNASDICYFQADNNSTDIFLASGEMVTAFKTLKHFESVLLHPFVRIHNSYIINQNYIARIHNGNSVCYIKNSSKKIPFSKTYKANVDSIIADIADGNYLEI
- a CDS encoding ATP-binding protein, whose protein sequence is MKKHSQILLFLILVLFGCTNNTKKDENVKSSIDSLPIYFSLANDINLPFNYKQKYNQKAFDVVIVQENDSMNRVNLFKIANRYYNMSDWKSYKKISKLVLERAISSKDSSSIGKAYTYLGDYYQSQMVSDSAFLNYFRAEKIYLRNNDDINLVKTLIAKGDLQLSEGDFFESEISIFKALKILKTKKDVNKDLYDCYNLLGIIYNEREEYDKALEYHNKALSMLEDKTILSQFQQRAISLNNIGYVYLKMHNFNQAKKYFKRGLEQKDLFNGNTTIYAMLLDNFAYSKFKSKEFTELPSQFYQALKIRDSLKLESGIILNKNHLSEYYAFKKDTFRAIQYARQALILSKKSNTIRNILESLKQIAIVDPQKASVYSKEYIHLNEKLLKAERKMGEKFSRIEYETNEIKDQNSNLQEKNKTLIYVFSICTLVGLFFYVYKTQQARNRELLFKQQQQIANEDIYNLMISQQNEIEQTRIKEKKKVAQELHDGVLGRMFGVRISLDSLDKIDEAQAAAKRKKYLTELKNIEEDIREISHDLNREKSELINNFVAILKKLFENQRNTHYSKLITKFDPHIKWELVDNIVKINLYRIVQEALQNCNKYAKADVIIVEFKSEIDYLILSILDDGIGFNTKRTKNGIGLHNIQYRATECKGTVTVKSAKGEGTILTVKVPIDQKINLHNNDI
- a CDS encoding response regulator transcription factor; amino-acid sequence: MTFDPTPFSPVLKRNILIVDDHPFIIEGYKNAITRYNPKEYDFVIAQAFDCRSAYDLLEDKDTLDFDIAFLDISMPAYEDKELFSGEDLAKLIMKKMPHCKIILLTMYTELLKIKTIIRTINPNGLVIKNDLTFDELLFAFDKVMKNEKYYSQSVVKMLNQSVHNSIEIDQFDKQILFHLSKGTQIEEMSHYIPISLRAIEKRKVNLKDLLKIRTGSDEELVKEAKSKGLF